Proteins co-encoded in one Juglans regia cultivar Chandler chromosome 16, Walnut 2.0, whole genome shotgun sequence genomic window:
- the LOC109014538 gene encoding organ-specific protein P4-like: MMNSRIAWLVMALIFSVLLIAADHSIEARKDLGEYWISVMKEEPKPEALQVLVPLDSSPSQLNKNADDCHTPELGAEINKLDQLVEDFKHKADHDHHKQRFVKDFEPRPNVSAYDGDNDVGHESEKKFIKDFEPRPNVSAYTDDHVHSSKERAFAEEFDQQTPDVSIYHE, from the exons ATGATGAATTCTCGTATTGCatggctcgtgatggccttgaTCTTCTCAGTTCTCTTG ATTGCTGCAGATCATAGCATAGAAGCAAGAAAGGATCTTGGAGAATATTGGATTAGTGTTATGAAAGAAGAGCCCAAGCCGGAAGCACTTCAAGTCCTTGTTCCTCTGGATTcctcaccatctcaactcaacaaGAATGCCGATGACTGTCACACGCCTGAGCTGGGAGCAGAGATCAACAAATTAGACCAGCTTGTCGAGGATTTCAAGCATAaagctgatcatgatcatcacaaGCAGCGTTTTGTCAAGGATTTCGAGCCTAGACCAAATGTCTCAGCATACGATGGCGATAATGATGTTGGTCATGAATCAGAGAAGAAGTTTATCAAGGACTTCGAACCCAGACCTAATGTCTCAGCTTACACTGATGATCATGTCCACAGTTCTAAAGAAAGAGCATTTGCAGAAGAATTTGATCAGCAAACACCAGATGTTAGTATTTATCACGAGtga